In Rhizoctonia solani chromosome 6, complete sequence, the sequence TTTTCTGTCCATTCAATCTCAATGACACCCCCTGGATTTCGAAGCAAGGTCgacatgaccttcattggtaCTGCCACTGCCATTATCAGCATCGATGGAGTCCACTTCATCACCGATCCCGTTTTTGACAACGTGGGCACCACATACGACCTGGGTATACTCACCTTAGAAAGCCTCAAGGCACCTGCTCTTGGTCTGCACGAGATACCTGCCATCGACGCAGTCCTTCTGAGCCACGAGGACCATCCCGACAATCTCGATACAGCCGGTCGAACTCTTCTTGACGGAAGACTGGTCGTCACCACCCCGGATGGCGCTAACAACCTCGAGCCAAGACCCGCCGTTCACCCGATTCTCCCATGGCAGACACTGCCTCTCAGCATCGGAGGAAAGAAGTTCAACATCACAGGCACTCCATGCGTGCATCTTCCAGGCGGCGAGACAACTGGGTTTATCATTCATACCGAATCATTTGGCACGAGCCCCGAAGGACTTCCGAATGCAATCTACTTTTCGGGAGACACGATTTATCTCGAAGAACTTGGGCAGATGCGAAAGAAGTTCCACATCGTACTTGCGATCATTAATCTCGGCTCAGTAGTAGCCCCTTTACCCGATGGGCCGGTTCAAATCACCCTTGATGGGAAGTCTGCGGTGAAGCTCATTCAAGACATCGGAGCAGACTTGGTGGTCCCGATGCATTTTGATTCATGGAAACACTTCAAGGAACCAAGCACAGAGTCCAAAAGGATATTTGAGGAGGCAGGATTGAAGGACAAAGTTATCTGGCTTGAGCCTGGTGTAGCTAGGCGTGTTTTGTAGTTTATGCCTTGTTTTGGCTATAATATTAGAGACTCGAAATCATAGCAGAACTCGCTGTTTTATTGTTGAGCGTGCTTGCTTAGAGAATGAGCAAGGGCTTTTCAAAAAGAAAACAATTTTGACGCTTGTGTCACCCAAATAAACCTCTAATAGGGTTAGATAATATTTCACTCCTTCTCTCGACCTTACACTATGTGCGAAGTATAAGTTAATGTTCCCAAGACGCTTGCTCTTTGCCTtccgcatatatacatccaagGCTTGTAAGGATATATTTAAATATGAAAGAAGCATCTCGCCCCCTTTTTTCTCCCCAAGATCATTCCTGAGGGATACTATCATAACGCAAACCACACACATGCAAGGCCATTGTAGGTTCATTCACGCCTTTAAAAGGCTGTGATTTCTAGAAGAATCTATCGCTAAAATGCTATATTAGATTACTGCGCAATAACATCTTGGTCAGACATATTCATTTCTAGTATAGTAGTGAGTTGCTCCCCCTCATCATCATACTGAGTAAAGATTAGCATCATGACGCGCGTTATCTAAATGAGCTATGGCATACCGTGTAACATAGCCCGCTAGCTTGAGTATCCATTACACTCTCTACTGTTCTATTCTGAGCTAGACCCAATACTGTCATTATGTCGCCCAGGCCGGCCATGTTTGTGGTTGCGTTTTGAATAGCATTCCCTGTATAATCCGAGATGCGTGTCTTGTTACGACCTTGCCATAGCGTCCAAATGCGGTCAATCTGCGCATGGTGAAGGTAAAACTAGAATATTGAAATCTCAGCTATGCAATTATAATTAGCAAGCATATAAAGCGCACTAAAGGGTCATTGGGTGAGTAGTGCTCCAGCATATCACCACCGATCGCATTATGCACTTTATCATGAAGAAGTCCTAGAGTGTCAAGCACCATTGTCAATTGTTGGACAGCTAGGGGTAGATGTGGCCTACGTTCTGTTTTGTTCCATAAGTTGAGAAAGTCTGAGTATCTCATAATTCCTCTTGCATTCGACGCAGTCCATTGACCAGGTTCTGTAATTGACAAGTTAAATCCTCTTTTTAGGCAATGAGGCTTGGGCAGGTTTGGCTGCAAAAGGGGAGGGCTAGGTCAATATATCTAACAAATCGAAATATATCAGATCATACTTGCATGCCAGCATATGGGCCATCCTCGACACAAC encodes:
- a CDS encoding beta-lactamase superfamily protein — its product is MTPPGFRSKVDMTFIGTATAIISIDGVHFITDPVFDNVGTTYDLGILTLESLKAPALGLHEIPAIDAVLLSHEDHPDNLDTAGRTLLDGRLVVTTPDGANNLEPRPAVHPILPWQTLPLSIGGKKFNITGTPCVHLPGGETTGFIIHTESFGTSPEGLPNAIYFSGDTIYLEELGQMRKKFHIVLAIINLGSVVAPLPDGPVQITLDGKSAVKLIQDIGADLVVPMHFDSWKHFKEPSTESKRIFEEAGLKDKVIWLEPGVARRVL
- a CDS encoding tyrosinase; the protein is MDSKCLRPSIRIEWRKLSNRQKIAYHNAVKCTKEKASRISSDGQSKSTLEDFTYVHLKLRKSVHHVASFLPWHRWFLAMYASELESCGYTDTMPYWDWTRDSGTIQAFINSEIFHPVHGFGSLGITEGCVEDGPYAGMQPNLPKPHCLKRGFNLSITEPGQWTASNARGIMRYSDFLNLWNKTERRPHLPLAVQQLTMVLDTLGLLHDKVHNAIGGDMLEHYSPNDPLFYLHHAQIDRIWTLWQGRNKTRISDYTGNAIQNATTNMAGLGDIMTVLGLAQNRTVESVMDTQASGLCYTYDDEGEQLTTILEMNMSDQDVIAQ